The following coding sequences are from one Lolium rigidum isolate FL_2022 chromosome 6, APGP_CSIRO_Lrig_0.1, whole genome shotgun sequence window:
- the LOC124664230 gene encoding protein O-glucosyltransferase 1-like, whose protein sequence is MERARKYAYFRLVVVGGRAYVETYQVAFQMRDVFTQWGILQLMRRYPGRVPDLDIMFACDDPGQVRAVEFATPSDAPPVFRYCKDKSTLDIVFPDWSFWGWPEVGIRPWTPMLAEIERENKRVPWTQREPLAFWKGNPDRYRIRHDMMKCNVSNGKEWNARLFNQDWGKARQNGLKDSSIPKQCLYRYKIYIEGNAWSVSEKYILACDSPVLFVVTPFQDIMSRGLVAGKHYWPIDRNRICESIKFAVDWGNQHPVEAQLIGEQGSRFAREEMGMDYVYDYMLHLLTEYAKLLRYKPTIPEKAVEICTHSLACPADDQHRPCMMDSMERRAADSDPCTLPPPFTTAQAKEMADKEEELLRNIQKMEKTHAARP, encoded by the exons ATGGAGCGCGCTCGCAAGTACGCCTACTTCCGGCTGGTCGTGGTGGGCGGGCGAGCGTACGTGGAGACGTACCAGGTCGCCTTCCAGATGCGGGACGTGTTCACGCAGTGGGGCATCCTGCAGCTGATGCGCCGCTACCCCGGCCGCGTCCCCGACCTCGACATCATGTTCGCCTGCGACGACCCGGGCCAGGTGCGCGCGGTGGAGTTCGCGACGCCGTCCGACGCGCCACCGGTGTTCCGCTACTGCAAGGACAAGTCGACGCTGGACATCGTGTTCCCCGACTGGTCGTTCTGGGGATGGCCGGAGGTGGGCATCCGGCCGTGGACACCGATGCTGGCGGAGATTGAGCGCGAGAACAAACGCGTGCCGTGGACGCAGAGGGAGCCGCTCGCGTTCTGGAAGGGCAACCCCGACAGATACCGCATACGCCACGACATGATGAAATGCAATGTCTCCAACGGCAAGGAATGGAACGCCCGCCTCTTCAACCAG GACTGGGGGAAAGCGAGACAAAACGGTCTCAAAGATTCCAGCATTCCCAAGCAATGCTTATACAG GTACAAGATATACATCGAGGGGAACGCATGGTCAGTGAGCGAGAAGTACATCCTAGCGTGCGACTCGCCGGTGCTGTTCGTGGTGACACCCTTCCAGGACATCATGTCGAGAGGTCTCGTCGCTGGCAAGCACTACTGGCCCattgaccggaaccgcatatgcgAGTCCATCAAGTTCGCTGTCGACTGGGGCAACCAGCACCCTGTTGAGGCGCAGCTCATCGGCGAGCAAGGCAGCCGGTTCGCCCGAGAGGAGATGGGCATGGACTACGTCTACGACTACATGCTGCACCTGCTCACTGAGTACGCCAAGCTGCTCCGGTACAAGCCCACCATCCCGGAGAAAGCCGTCGAGATCTGCACCCACTCCCTGGCATGCCCTGCCGACGACCAACACCGGCCCTGCATGATGGATTCCATGGAGAGGCGAGCCGCCGACTCTGATCCGTGCACGCTGCCGCCACCCTTCACCACGGCTCAGGCAAAGGAGATGGCCGACAAAGAGGAGGAGTTGCTAAGAAACATTcagaagatggagaagacgcatgcTGCTCGGCCTTGA